The sequence AGCCATTGGCAGCGCAGCCTGCCCAATAGCGCCAGGACAGAACAGGCCGATTGGTCGAGCCCTCATCGCGAGCAGTGGGTTGCCGAACTGGAACGCCGTATCGCACAGAGCACGTCCCCGGTCATTCTTATCGCCCACAGCCTGGGCTGCATCACCGTCGCACACTGGGCCGCGCAAGCTCCGGTCGACATGGTGCGGCGGATTCGTGGCGCGCTGCTGGTGGCACCGGCTGATGTGCAGCGTGACGGCTGCCCGGAGGCCCTGCGGGATTTCGCGCCGATTGCGCGCCAGAGGCTGCCGTTTCCCAGTCTGCTGATCGGTTCCGACAACGATGCTGCCGCGACAGCGGGTCGGGCCATCGAGCTGGGCCTGGATTGGGGCAGTGACACCGTCATCCTCTCAGGGGCCGGCCATATCAATGTCCAGTCGGGGCACACCCGTTGGGAGCAGGGTTTCGCCTACCTGTACCGCCTGCAGAATCGCATCGCCGAACAGGCCCGCAAGACAGCCTGAGGCATCGTCACCACCAGGACCCGGCCGCTCCAACGTGGCCGCCATCAGCAGCAACCGCATGAGGAGCAAGACATGAGTATCCGTCTCGGCGACATCGCACCCGACTTCGAGCAGGACTCCAGCGAAGGGCGCATCCGTTTTCATGAATGGCTCGGCGACAGCTGGGGCGTGTTGTTTTCCCATCCCGCTGATTTCACGCCGGTCTGCACCACCGAGCTGGGCTTCACCGCCAAGCTGAAGGACGAGTTCGCCAAGCGCGACGTCAAGGCCATTGCGCTGTCGGTGGACCCTGTCGATTCGCACGTGAAGTGGATCGATGACATCAACGAGACCCAGAACACCCGGGTCAACTTCCCGATCCTGGCTGACGGCGATCGCAAGGTGTCCGAGCTGTACGACCTGATCCACCCCAACGCCAATGACACCCTGACGGTGCGCTCATTGTTCGTCATCGATCCGAACAAGAAGGTACGCCTGACCATTACCTACCCGGCGAGCACGGGGCGGAATTTCAACGAGATCCTGCGCGTGATCGATTCGCTGCAACTGACCGACAACCATAAGGTCGCGACCCCGGCCAACTGGCAGGACGGCGACGAAGTGGTCATCGTGCCCTCGCTCAAGGACGAGGAGGAGCTCAAGCAACGCTTCCCCAAGGGCTATCGCGCGGTGAAACCCTATTTGCGCCTCACCCCGCAGCCCAATCGCGGATAGTGCATCACTTCGCACCTGTCGACCGCCCCGGTGACCTTTGCTTGTGCTGGAAAAATCTGTCGATTAGGATTCGCGCCCGGGTATGGGGCGCGAGTGTTCATCACTGCGCATGACCCTTATCGAATGCTGAAGCCCGGTTCGGAAACGACCGGGCTTTTTCGTGTGCCAGTGCGTCATGCGTGAACGGATCGGTTCCGCCCCTGAG is a genomic window of Stutzerimonas stutzeri containing:
- a CDS encoding RBBP9/YdeN family alpha/beta hydrolase, coding for MRSESIHYLVVPGWHGSPDNHWQSHWQRSLPNSARTEQADWSSPHREQWVAELERRIAQSTSPVILIAHSLGCITVAHWAAQAPVDMVRRIRGALLVAPADVQRDGCPEALRDFAPIARQRLPFPSLLIGSDNDAAATAGRAIELGLDWGSDTVILSGAGHINVQSGHTRWEQGFAYLYRLQNRIAEQARKTA
- a CDS encoding peroxiredoxin, producing the protein MSIRLGDIAPDFEQDSSEGRIRFHEWLGDSWGVLFSHPADFTPVCTTELGFTAKLKDEFAKRDVKAIALSVDPVDSHVKWIDDINETQNTRVNFPILADGDRKVSELYDLIHPNANDTLTVRSLFVIDPNKKVRLTITYPASTGRNFNEILRVIDSLQLTDNHKVATPANWQDGDEVVIVPSLKDEEELKQRFPKGYRAVKPYLRLTPQPNRG